GACATCGTCGGCTACTGCGCCGACGGCGACCAGCGGCTGCTGGTCTACGAGTCCGTGCCCGCCGGCACCTTGGAAGACCACCTGTACGGTACGTGCACGGTGCACCACGCACCTCCCTAACCACTTCAGGATTATGGACGGTGCTGAGACTGTttgctcgtcgccgccgctgcgcgcCAGATTTGTCGGCGGGCAAGAAGCCGATGGACTGGTGCACGAGGATGAAGGTGGCGTACGGCGCGGCGCAGGGGCTGGAGTACCTGCACGAGAAGGCGAACCCGCCGGTCGTGTACGGGGAGTTCAAGGCGTCCCACATCCTCCTCGACGAGAGCCTCACGCCCAAGCTCTCCGACTTCGGCCTCGCGCAGCTCGGCCAGGCGGGCGGCAGCATGCCGGTGGCGTCGCCGATGATGGGTTCGTTCGGCTGCGCCGCGCCGGAGTACGACCGGAGCGGGCAGGCCACCATGAAGtccgacgtgtacagcttcggggtCGTGCTCGTGCAGCTCATCTCCGGCAGGAGGGCCGTCGATACCAGCAAGCCTGTGGCCGAGCAGAATGTGGTCACCTGGGTAAGTCAACGACGCACTTCTGTTGGCAGTGTACAGGTTTTTTTGATTCTATAGCAGTTACTGAAACTCTGACTCTCTCAATTTCAATTTGCTGGTATTTTCTCAACTTTCTTTCGTCACCTAATGTTGTTTTTACATTGTGTTCTTAAATATAGAACGCTGGATTTCTGAACTTAGTTCTGAAATGTTTCTATCTGCATTACACATTTTCAGGCCATGCCAATGTTCAAAGACCAGAAGAGATATCACGAGCTGGTTGATCCACTCATCAAAACCGAGTACCCAGCCAAAGCGTTGAACCAGGTGGTCGCCATGGCAGCGATGTGCTTGCAGGAAGAGGACTCCGTGCGACCACTGATGGCCGACGTCGTCATGACGCTGGGCTTCCTCACATCTATGCCGCCAGATCCACCGGCCCCTGTTgctccaccggccaccgccccaGAGCCGAAGAAAGACAAAGGACGATCGGACGATCATTCCGACTCGTCGTCAGAATCTtcggacgacgacgaaggcaacgaggacgaggaggaggaggaggaagccgatgAGCTTTAtacgagcaggagcaggagcaatGATACGAGCCGATGAGCAATGACTCGTCGTCAGAATGTGGAAGGGCATGGAGGTGAAGTGGCTTGATGCACTTAGGAGTATCGTGTAAAGGAGTTCAGTGCGTGGACTGGCTACCGAGAGGTCGTGGCAATGTAAATTTGTGGGGGTGTTCATAAGTGAGTAATGTTTTTTTTAATGACGGGACATCTAAATGTGAGCTTATGAATCATACACACTGATGAATGGTACACATTTTTCAATCTGATCTGTCTCTCGTATTATCATCTCACACATACAAAACACATGGTCTGAAAACTCTCCCTCCTCTACATTTGTAGCTCCAATGGCTATGGAAGATAATGGAATATGACCGTACCCAAAGGAAAAAGCTAAATCACGCTATGTTGCGCAGCAGCGTGAAAGCGCAACCGCTGGAGGCCCACAACATGCTTTTAGGGTGGTGGGTTGACTAACATATTTTAATATTGTATGCGGTATTTGGTGTTAAGTAACTAGGCTGACGCATGACAGACTCGTTGTGGTCTCCATCGGATCCATAGCATGGAATTTGCCCGCATACTTATCTATTTATTTGATCTCTTTGAAACATGATAACTTTATTGTAGACACTCAATTTTCAAATCCGTTTGCACCATTGTGTTCCTCATGACAAGATCtataaaaattgaaaaaaatttatatgGTGGCAACTTATGTTGAATGTGTAGTAGGTAGTTATGTATTAAGTGTCTGGCAACTTATATCTCACCCATCAATGAACTATGTTGATAAATTGTTACAGACATAATTTGTTCAATTAACACTATTACCTAAAATATCTATATAAGATGATTCATTATCTCTTTATAATTTGATACATTATCCTTGTACAAGTTGTTGCATTCACGCCTCTACATGAGTTGTAACATTATAAAAGTTGTGATAAACTTCTACGTAATTTGATATAGTAAAGTTCATACGATAATTTCTCCATGATTCTTAAATGTGTAGTAGAGATACAAGTCATTACATAGTTGCTATATGTCCATACAGTAATTTTCCACTACACAAACAAAAGAATATGTTATCTTAAAATTACAGTATAAATTGCTACACAAATCATACATAAGTTAGCACTGTCATTCAATATAAGTTGTTATTAGCATAAGATGACTTCAAAATATATTAAAAGTGAATCTTGTTTTGTAGGTCTGCAAACGGATTTGAAAACAGACACTCAACAAGAGAATAATGCCAGTTTAAAGAAAATACAACTATTTTTTTAACCTGTCAGTGCAATGATATCACCCACAAAGCAACTTCCCCGTCCTGCATGTTGCGACATTGCGTGTGCGCATGCCAACCAAGCAAACTACAGGACACATGGCGGTACTGGATAGGGTCGCGCGCTATTCTATTATGCGACTAGTCGCGCGTTAGCTCGGTCCATACCCAAATATCCCAACAAACTTGGAGGCAGGATGTCACCAGTTGATCGTTTTTTCCTCAAATAATGGAGGAAAGTTTAGACTTTATCCCCTAGTTACAAATAATAATAGCTAAATAATGCACAAACTTAAAAAGAAATAGGAGTACCTCCCAATCTTTAGTCACTGTTGTTATACTCTTATCTTATCTTATTGCAGTCAAAGCATGAACGTGTGATTGTCGTCAAATGAATATAATTGTTATCCTTTTCGACTTTAGCCATGTTGTTATTGTATCGTACTGTATTTTTTTAAGGTTATATTTTGTAACAAAGAGCAGCAAAAGTATTATAGAATGGTTATTCAATTGCGCTAACTTACTTTCTTGTGAATGCTGTACTTCTTTACTGCATAACCAAAGATTTACAGAGCCACGTATTGTTGCATAGCTAAAGAAGATAAAGAAGGTCCGGCAAGTTTACTTACAGttgattatttgatttttttcttcgGAATTGCCGAATTGGTGGGACGAGGACAGAGCAAACGGGCCTCGTTTTAGCTTTAGCCCAAGCATCAGGGGGTATCCAGACGCTGGCCGCTGGGCCAGTGAACCAGGGATCAGGTTCTGCCGTTCCGGACCCGTTTGCCCCGGTCTTGTCCAACCAAACCCGGCGGCTCCGTCGCTCTCCTCCGTTCCCCGCCGCCAGTCTCGACCGAGCCGACGATctccgcttccgccgccgccgacgaaccCACCGCCATCTCCGGTTGCGGCCTCGTCATTCGGCAAGGTCCTCAACATCCCCGCCGTTGCTGACGTTGATTCCGGCCGATCTCTTctacgccgtcgtcgtcgtcggaggacCTCTCTCCGAGCCCGTCCTCCTCGCCAGTCCCAACCTCGAGGTACGGACTTTTATCCCCGAATCACTCGGTTGCTTCTCGCTCTTGCTCGGAGTACCAGCTTACTGTCCTGTACAAATTCGGGTTGGTTTATCCCCGAATCCCTGCCCGATTTTTGCCCTAGATCCCCAAATTCTCACTGTAATGTTTTAATTGATCTTTCGTCGAAAAAAATGTTTTACTTGATCCTTGCGATGATATGCGAGGTTCTCATTTACACTGTTTTACTGTCAGTGGCCCTTCCTAAAGAAGATGAAACGTTGAATTATGTTAATTGTTAAAACAGAGGGGATAGTATTGGATTATTTAGAAGTTGATTCTCATTCTCAGCATGAGCATTGAGGTTCGATTCCCTAAATCATTCTTTTTGTCAGTGAACATGATCCATTTATGTGTATTAGTTCACTTGCAGTATGTGAAACGCTCCTCAGTACTTGGTGCGTTTGTTGCCAGCTGAACTTTTAGTTTGATTTTGATGCTCCTGGTTGCCTTGGACTAGCCATGCTGCTTAGATCCTTGGGTACAGATGTATGGAGTTTTTAATGGATAGTGGTTACCACAGTATATGGTATTAACTGTATAAAAACCAGGCACATATATACATAATGTCTGATCtctgatgcatgcatgtactgcaCCAGTTGTCTGGCTACCAAGTATGAATTTATAGTCTAGATGAACAAGAACCCTGCAAGCATAGCAGTTTTGATAGAGTCATGAGTGACCATAAACTGAGTTAGGGAAAAAATGTTATTAATTGCAGTTGCTTCCTGTATACCCAAACCAAGATAACCTGGAATTGGAAAAATAAAGAGGCTTAGGAATGTCTTATGCCAGATAATCACATAATCAGGGGATGGATGAGGGATAAGCCCTGTGAATTTGCAGGCAGAGGATCAGTGCTGCAAAGACTGGTGGAAGAAGCTCAGGCAAGCTGTTTCTTGCTGGAAGCTTGGATTTACCCATCGAAAAGTTCttggagagagggaggaaagtAAGAGATATTTCGGAAATCCAACTTACATGGCTTCTTCAGGGAATTTGTGTTTTGCTTGCACTGTCATGCATGAGTGGTGAGTGTTCCCCAGCCCAACCTGGGAAAAGTTCAGTTTCTTTTGGGCTGAATGGTGCTCCACAAGCTATCTGGGCTGGGACACTGGAAGGTTTTCACACTGAAAAGGATCGAAACGAAAATTTGAACAAGGTGCAGTTTGCCTAATGTCAGCGTGTTGCTGTCCAGGGCCACTGTAGGCCTGGTCCAGGCACAGGTCATTTTCGGGCTTCCTTGACTGGGCACTTTTTATCaggtttagttttttttttactaattAGCGTCTACTGGTATCATCTGCATTTGTGTACACTGTTGTAGTCCAGACTGGCAGTTGCAGTTGCAATGTTTGAAAATGTTTCTGTTATATGTTTTCAAACACCCAGGTGGTTGGTCTACGTCCAGCTTGACTTGTGTGCCATGAAATGTTACAATGCCACGCATATGCTAAAGCAAGAACTCGACCCAACTAGGAGGAACTACGTGGCATTGTGAATAGCAAGAATAGGCACCCAAATTTGAGTCAAGAGGACTTGAACTTGGGTGGTGGGGGTGTACACCCACACCTCCCACCTACTATGCTAGGCTCAGTTCCTATACATATTAGCAGTAGATATCTGAGCAGTGTGAATATTCAGAAACATATTATCAGTTTTTGCAATTCCTACGCAATCATGCTTTGGATGTGTGCTTCTGTATGTAAATCCTATATGCATAATTGCA
This sequence is a window from Setaria italica strain Yugu1 chromosome III, Setaria_italica_v2.0, whole genome shotgun sequence. Protein-coding genes within it:
- the LOC101773060 gene encoding probable serine/threonine-protein kinase PBL25 codes for the protein MSCFPCFGGGKSKNDDADAEGPDAPATASNMTPPPMVQAPAAYSPAPAASAAPSAAAPPKPGGANNADPSSVDDASLRAAITAQAFAFRELAAATDHFTPYNLVGEGGFFRVYKGKLEKSGQTVAIKQLDKHGFQDNKAFLTGVAKLSQLHHENLVDIVGYCADGDQRLLVYESVPAGTLEDHLYDLSAGKKPMDWCTRMKVAYGAAQGLEYLHEKANPPVVYGEFKASHILLDESLTPKLSDFGLAQLGQAGGSMPVASPMMGSFGCAAPEYDRSGQATMKSDVYSFGVVLVQLISGRRAVDTSKPVAEQNVVTWAMPMFKDQKRYHELVDPLIKTEYPAKALNQVVAMAAMCLQEEDSVRPLMADVVMTLGFLTSMPPDPPAPVAPPATAPEPKKDKGRSDDHSDSSSESSDDDEGNEDEEEEEEADELYTSRSRSNDTSR